A genomic stretch from Schistosoma haematobium chromosome 4, whole genome shotgun sequence includes:
- the MTCH-1 gene encoding mitochondrial carrier (EggNog:ENOG410V8YG~COG:C): MIDSDTDEFSQHVSCTIVPYVEQQPVAGIEVYFLRQLANPFRVAWTLIKLGYEPLAPVQFSSPLVLFGLSSPIYVYPNFFKYTYHLMKTIGVWNVLSTGLFANATHDFIVEIFRAAFRRRTNIWMRTENNFHNKKQIVIHTTTNQQTNKEFQAERLLEESRLSVFFERFTEILSLKLWEVLVSHPFYVITVRQIAALIGKETQYTFFPMAVRAVYRENGILGFFQGFIPRLIGEMILTSAYYCSCRLVRLLIFGLGRRSTENMNILRVLLYYTLHNYTYPFELTGCVMAVHGANLIGATESNSFHNWYECQRYLSQNQQLIRGWRPFLRSHVQQIHLPKLKS, translated from the exons ATGATTGACAGTGATACTGATGAATTTTCACAACATGTATCGTGTACAATTGTACCTTATGTAGAACAACAACCTGTAGCTGGTATTGAAGTTTACTTCCTGAGACAATTGGCTAATCCTTTTCGTGTTGCCTGGACGCTTATCAAGTTGGGCTATGAACCATTGGCACCAGTTCAGTTCAGTTCGCCTCTTGTTCTATTTGGTTTATCATCTCCAATTTATGTCTATCCGAATTTCTTTAAGTATACCTatcatttaatgaaaacaataggTGTTTGGAATGTGCTGTCAACAGGATTGTTTGCAAATGCTACACATGATTTTATTGTGGAAATATTTCGTGCAGCGTTTAGACGAAGAACAAATATATGGATGcgaacagaaaataattttcacaatAAAAAACAGATCGTCATtcatactactactaatcaACAAACCAATAAAGAATTTCAGGCTGAAAGACTTTTGGAAGAGTCAAGACTTTCAGTTTTCTTTGAAAGATTTACTGAGATATTATCACTGAAACTTTGGGAAGTCTTAGTCAGTCATCCATTTTATG TGATTACTGTTCGACAGATTGCAGCTTTGATTGGCAAGGAAACTCAGTATACATTTTTTCCTATGGCTGTTCGAGCTGTTTATCGTGAAAATGGTATTTTAGGATTTTTCCAG GGTTTTATACCACGTTTAATTGGTGAAATGATTTTAACATCAGCTTATTATTGTTCTTGTCGTCTGGTCAGATTATTAATATTTGGATTAGGTAGAAGATCTActgaaaatatgaatattttacgTGTATTATTATACTATACATTACATAATTATACTTATCCATTTGAA TTAACCGGTTGTGTTATGGCTGTACATGGTGCAAATTTAATTGGTGCTACTGAATCGAATTCTTTTCATAATTGGTATGAATGTCAACGTTATCTTAGTCAAAATCAACAACTAATTCGTGGTTGGCGTCCATTTCTACGAAGTCATGTTCAACAAATTCATTTACCAAAATTAAAAAGCTAA